From the genome of Sinanaerobacter sp. ZZT-01:
ATCTCCGTTAATCCCGGCAATGACACGATACCCGCCTTGTTCAATCCAGTCGATCATGCTGCTTAATGTGTATTTTCCGGCGACTTCACCGGAGAATACATACGGCTGTATCAATCCATCCAGTTCATCACTGTTTACCATATAAGCATGTTCAATCCCATTTTGAATATGTCCTGCTATCTGCTCTTTTATGTATGTCTGATTTGCGATTTCTCGATTCGATTCATAATAGATATTTCCAATTCCTTCTTGAAATGCATATCCACTTAACACCGTGCTTAACGTTAAGCTTAACGCAAGTATGGCTGCTAATTTCTTTTTCTGCATATCCCTTTCTCCCTTTTTTATTCCATATTTCTTGACTGTTTCATTCTATAAAATTACCATAGAAATATCAAGGTTCTGTTTGATTTCTTTTCTGTGACATTTCTGTTAAATTCGATCCCCAAAGTTCTCTAAAGATACTCTTTTATCTCTGCTAGATAAAAAGTAGGACACCCGATTAATTTGGATATCCCACTCTTACTGCTTTTTTTATGATGTTTGATTCAATAGTTTGACAGTTGGTAACGATTAAGCTTTTACGATCTCAATTTCCTCCAGACCCTTTCTTGTTAGGTTTATCCGGTTCTGATTATCTATTTCAACTACTTTTACCGTTACGGTATCGCCGACATTCATGATGTCTTCTACTTTTTCTACACGCTCTTTTGCCATTTTAGAAATGTGAAGCAATCCTTCTTTTCCAGGTAGAATTTCTATAAATGCTCCGAATGCCATTAAACGCATCACTTTGCCTTCATAAGTTTCTCCGACTTCTACATCTTTTACAAGAAGCTCTATCGATTTAACTGCTGCATTCGCAGATTCCATATCAGGTGCTGCAATGTAAACAAGACCTTCATCATTGATGTCAATTTTAACACCGGTCTCAGAAATAATACGATTAATTGTTTTTCCACCCGGTCCGATAATCGTACGTATCTTATCAGGATGAACTTGCATGGATATAATTCTCGGTGCATAAGGTGATAATTCCTCTCTTGGTGAAGAGAGCTCCTGCATCATCTGCTCCATAATAAACATTCTTCCGTCATGGGCCTGTTTTAATGCATCCTGTAAAATCTGCTTTGATAATCCGTGCACTTTAATATCCATCTGAATAGCGGTAACTCCATTTTCAGTTCCTGCTACTTTAAAGTCCATGTCCCCTAAAAAGTCTTCCATACCTTGTATATCGGAAAGGATTGCAATTTTACTGGATCCATCTTCCTCCACTCTTTCAATCAAACCCATAGCGATACCAGCTACTGGTTTTTTAATTGGAACGCCAGCATCCATTAATGCCAAACAGCTTCCACATACAGACGCCTGAGACGTACTCCCGTTTGAAGATAAAACTTCTGATACTACACGAATCGCGTAAGGGAATTCTTCTATGGACGGTAATACTGGTATTAAAGCTCTTTCTGCGAGAGCTCCATGTCCAATCTCACGTCTTCCGGGACTTCGCATCGGTCTTGCTTCACCGACACTGTATGGTGGGAAATTATAGTGGTGCATATAGCGTTTTTGCACTTCATCTCCAATTCCATCAATCGTCTGTGCATCACCCATTGCACCTAATGTTGCTACTGAAAGAACCTGAGTCTGCCCTCTTTTAAACAATCCGGTTCCATGTGTTCTAGGTAAGACTCCAGTTTCACACCAAATTGGTCTGATTTCTGTTGATTTACGATTATCCGGACGTATTCCATCATCTAAGATAAGACTTCTAACTTGCTCTTTTGTTATGTTATATAAAATAGCAGAGATGTCTTTTGGATTTTCTGGGTAAATTTCTGCAAAATATTCTTTTGTTTCTGTTTCAACTGCATCCATATTATCTAGACGTTCCTGTTTGTCATAGGTCTGAATGGCAGCTCTCATTTTGTCTTCTGCATACTCTCGAACTGCAGTATCAATGTCCTCAGGTATTGTATATAAATTCAGCGCTCTTTTTGGTTTTCCGACTTCCGCTACAATATCTTCAATAAAAGCAACCAACTTTTTAATTTCTTCATGCCCAAGCATAATTGCATCTAAAATAACATCTTCTGGTACCTCATCTGCGCCAGCCTCTACCATCATAATTGCATCCTTTGTTCCGGATACAACTAAATGTAAATCACTTTCTTCTCTTTCTTCTTTGCTTGGGTTAATGATAAAACGGTCATCAATTCTTCCAACCATAACGGAAGCAGTCGGTCCATCAAACGGAATATCGGATATGGACAATGCGACAGAAGAACCGATCATTGCCACAATCTCTGGCGCACAATCAGCATCCACACTCATAACTGTAGCTACAACCTGTACATCATTATAAAATCCTTTTGGGAAGAGAGGGCGTATCGGTCGGTCTATTAAACGTGAATTTAAAATTGCCTTTTCAGAGGGGCGTCCCTCTCTTTTAATAAATCCGCCAGGGATTTTTCCTGCTGCATACATTCTTTCCTCATAATCTACACTTAGAGGGAAAAAATCAATATCCTGTCTTGGTGCTGCAGAACAGGTTGCGGTCACGTTAACAACCGTATCGCCATATCGAAGCATGACCTGTCCGCTTGCCATCTCGCAGACTTTCCCAATCTCCAACTGCAGGAGCCGGCCTCCTAATGCTGTTTTAAACGTTCTGTAATCCTCAAATCTCATTTACTAAAAACCTTTCCTTTCAATTGTTAATCAGGTCCGGCTTGACAAGTTAACCTATTGTCAACTCTCCGATCAATAAGTTAAGTTCTCAAGCCTGACCCGCACCCGATTTAAAAAAAGGCGAGGTAAATCCCCGCCTTTTCTTTGATTATTTTCTTAATCCGAGACGTGCGATTAAATCTCTATATCTTTCAACGTCTTTGGATTTCAAGTAGCCTAGAAGATTTCTTCTCTGCCCTACCATCTTTAAAAGACCTCTTCTGGAGTGGAAGTCTTTCTTGTGAATTTTTAAATGCTCATTCAGGTCATTAATTCTGTAGGTCAAAACTGCAACCTGAACTTCTGGAGATCCCGTATCTCCTTCGTGAGTTTTATACTCATTAATAATTTCTGCTTTTTTTGCTTGTGTAATCATGATGATTCTCCTTTTCTTATTCACCTGCAACCGGGTACTACGTCGGAGATTCGCATTACTCAGTTATAGGTATAATTTTTACACTCTATCATATCATGTTATCCAAAGTTTTGTAAAGGCTTATTTTACTGCATTTTTTCATGAAATTGTCGTGCGGATAGACAATCCTTCTGAATCTGCTCACTTAAACTCTTTACATCTTTAAATTTATGTTCATTTCGTATTTTTTTCAGAAATTCCACGCGTATTTCTTTTCCGTAAATTTCTTTATTAAAATCAAACATATGTGTTTCAATATTACGCTTTTCTAATCCAATTGTCGGTTTTAAACCTACATTTGTAATACTGTGATAGCAAATGCCGTTATAAGTACAATTCGTTACGTATACTCCATTTGCCGGCGTTACCATCGTTTCATCAATAGTTATATTTGAAGTTGGAAACCCAATCGTTCTTCCAATGCGGTTGCCTATGACTACCGTACCGCCAACGCTATAGTACCTGCCCATATACAGCATACAAGTCTCCACATCTCCGACAGCAATTAAATTTCGTATTAAGGTGCTGCTGACTACATTTCCATTCACTTTATAAGGTTCAAGGACATGGATGCCATAATCGTACTTTAATCCTTGCTGCATTAGTATTTCCGGATTTCCCTCTGCCTTATACCCAAATCGATGATTAAACCCGCAATAAGCTTCTTTCATGCGAAACGTATTCACAAGCAACTTTTCTATAAACTCATTTGGGTTTAAGCATTGAATGTGTTCATCAAAATCAATGGAAAATAAATAATTTACGCCAAGTGTTTTCAATATACGAACTTTATCTTCAAAATATAAAATATTTTTAATTAAAGAGGTTCCAGAAAGAACGTTCTTCGGATGATTCGTAAATGTAAACACTGCACTTTTTAATCCTGCAATTCTGGCACTTTTCACCGTACGCCGAATTAATTCTTGATGTCCTTTATGAATCCCATCAAAGTTTCCTAATGCAATTACTGTAGGCTGTATGTTTTTAATTTCTTCTAATTTTGTAAATACTTTCATTTGTAAAACACCTTATCTGCAACGTATCGATTTGTCTGTGGCTGATAAAATACAACTCCCAAAAAGGTTTGATTTGAATAAACCTTGTAGGCCTGGTGATAGATTTCTTTTATTCCTAAATGCTCCATACGACGCTGAATGCTCTCTATATCATAATTTTGAAATGGCTCTTCTATCCTTTTTACATCTCTTTCAATCAGATAGCCTCCGTTTAAAAACCATTTTTCTCTTCCTGGCGACAATAAAAGGCTTCCAAAATAACACAGTGGTTTATCCGTAGGGAGCAGATATTCATCTGTATGTTCTATATCTAATTTGCCACTTTCAGAAACGTTAGCCCAGTTTTGAAGTTCCTCAATGGTTACGGAATTGTCTAAATGAAAAGCGCCACTTTGTATTCTCAGTAAAAAACTCATAGCCGCACCACAACCAAGCGCTTGTCCTAAATCCTGACAAATCGACCGTATGTAGGTGCCTTTCGAGCAAAGGATTTCAATCATAATTCTACCCGTATCCTTATGATATGAAATCAGTTCTATTTCAGATATAACTACAGGACGGCTTTTAATTTCTACACTTTCTCCCGCTCTTGCATATTCATAAAGCCGTTTCCCATTTACTCGAATCGCCGAATACTTCGGCGGTATTTGTTTAATATACCCTTTAAATTGATTTAATTCGGATTGAATTTGATTTAGAGTAACCTTTGCAGCTTTTTCGGGATTCGATGCGATGACAGCCCCCCAAATATCCTGCGTATCGGTCTCTATACCAAGCTGCATTTCACAGCGATATCGCTTCTCATCCAAATCAAGGTATTCATTGATTCTTGCAGCACTTCCAATGCATAAAGGTAAAACTCCGACTGCGAACGGATCCAGCGTACCTGTATGCCCAATTCGCTTCACTCCGGTAAGACGGCGGAGCATGGACACTCCATCATGTGAAGTCATCCCTGCAGGTTTTAATAAATTGATGATTCCATCTTTTATCATAAAGAGCTTCCCTTCGCCAATTCCTTTTCAACTGCCTGTATAATCATCTTTTTTGCATCTGCTAAAGGGGAGTGAATGGTACAGCCTGCAGCCTTAATATGACCTCCTCCATGAAAACTTTTTGCAATTTCCGCAACATTTCCATAGCTCTTTGCCCTCAGGCTAACTTTGATCAAATCATCTTCTTTTTCTTTTAAAAGTACTGCTATCTCAATGCCTTCTATACTTTTTAAAGTATCAATAATTCCTTCCGTCTCTTCCAAAGAAGCATGATTATCCCTCAGCATTTTTTGTGTGACAGAAACCAATCCAGCTTTTCCTTCACAAAAAATATGCAAATCTTTTAGGACATTCGCAGAAAGGGCAATTCTTTCTTTTCGAACATTTTCATAAATCTCAACACATACCTTTGCATGATTCAAGCCTTTATCATACAAATCTGCAACAATCATATGTGTACGCTTAGTCGTATTAGAGTATCGGAAATTTCCTGTATCTGTTGTGATTGCAGCATAAAGCGCATCTGATATGAGCGGACTAAATTCACAATCTATCACTTTCAGTAAGTCATAAATGATTTCTCCAGTGGCTGCAGCTTTTGCGTCGATATAGTTATAATCTGCAAACACTTTCGTTGTCATATGATGATCCAAGCAAACAGAGGTTTTCCCTCTAAAAAAACAATCTTTTCGCTTTTCAAAGCGTTCCACGTCACTGCAGTCAATCGCGATGGATATATCCGCAGATTCAAATGGCGGCTCTCCCTCCAAACAAAAATCTTGGGTTAAAAAAGAAAGAAATGCAGGAACTTTATCTTCCAATAAAACATAGGCATCCTTACCTAAATTTCTTAAAGCATAGCAAAGTGCCACAGCGGATCCATAAGCGTCTCCATCAATTTGCATATGCGGAAACAATAAAATGCGGTTTGCTGAAAGCAGCTGTTCTCCGATCTCTTTTAATGTGTTATTTTGCATGACCTCACCTATTCTAAATCTTCCAAATGCTTTTCTTTCTTATTTTCTTTATCCTGATCCAGCCCTAACTTTGCCATCACTTTTTCCATATGAAGTCCATATTCCATAGATGTATCAAATTTAAATATTAATTCCGGTATGTGTCGAATTTTCACCTGCCGGCCAATTTCACTTCGTATTCGACCTTTTGATTTACGAAATGCAAGAAGAACATCTTCTTTTTCCTCTTCTGTTAGCTCCTTGTCAGAAGCAAAATTCATTGCTGTAATATAAAGAGTAGCGTAGCTGCCGTCAGAAGTAACATCAACAGCAGATACACTTAACATTCCTTTAAATCTGGGGTCTTTCAGTTCTCTTAACAGCATTCCGCTCACAATTCGGCGAATCTCTTCGCCGAGCCTGCCGGCCCGATAACCCTTCCCCATAATAATCCTCTTACTTTCTTTCTATTTCCTCCATTTTGAAAGCTTCAATGATATCGTTTTCTTTTATATCATTGAAATTTTCGATTCCTATGCCGCATTCATAGCCTGAAGCAACTTCTTTCGCATCATCTTTAAAGCGTTTTAGTGAAGAGATTTTACCTTCGTGAATGATAATTCCGTCACGAACTAATCTTATTTCCGCATTTCTCTGCACTTTTCCCTCTAAGACATAAGCTCCTGCAATAATTCCAACTCCCGGAACTTTAAAGGTATCTCTTACCTCTATCTTACCCAGAACCACTTCTTTAAATACCGGATCAAGCATGCCCTTCATAGCTGCCTCGATGTCATCAATCACCTCATAAATAATACGGTAATTTCGTATTTCTACGCCCTCACGTTCTGCAAACGTAGCTACCGCTGTGCTCGGTCTTACGTTAAAACCGATTATAATGGCATTCGACGTGTTTGCAAGCATGATGTCGGATTCGGTTACTGTACCGACGCCTGAATGAATGATGCGTACTTTTACATTTTCATTTTTAAGTTTCTCTAATGAAGTTGTTAACGCTCCTACAGAACCTTGTACATCCGCTTTAATAATCAGGTTTAATTCTTTAATCTCACCCTCTTCAATTTGGCTGAATAATTGTTCCAGTGTCACGCTGGAATTGCGTGCCATCACTTCTTCACGCATCTTAGTTCTTCTGTTTTCTGCAATTTCTCTCGCCAGTTTATCCTGACGAACTGCATTAAATTCATCCCCAGCTTCCGGCACCTCGGTTAATCCCAAGATTTCAACTGCAGTTGCAGGACCTGCCTTTGCAATGGTATCCCCTTTAAAGTTTGTCATAGCACGGATTCGGCCGCTGCAAGTTCCGGCAACTACGGACATCCCTGCCTTTAGCGTACCATTCAATACTAATAAGGTCGCAACTGGTCCTTTTGATTTATCTAGACGAGCTTCAATAACAGTACCCATAGCTAAACGGTTTGGATTTGCTTTCAATTCCAATACTTCTGCTTGAAGTAATACCATTTCCAACAGGCTTACAATGCCTTCACCAGATTTTGCAGAGACAGGAACACAAATTGTATCTCCTCCCCAATCTTCTACTAAAATGCCATGTTCTGTCAAATCCTGCTTTACTTTTTCTGGATTTGCTCCGGGTTTATCCATTTTGTTGATTGCCACAATAATTGGAACGCCGGCAGCTTTTGCGTGACTTATAGACTCAATCGTCTGAGGTTTTACGCTATCATCTGCTGCTACAACAAGAATCGCAATATCGGTTACATTTGCTCCTCTTGCACGCATCGCAGTAAATGCTTCGTGTCCAGGAGTGTCTAAAAGCACAATTTTATTACCATTTAACACGACTTCAGAAGCTCCAATATGCTGTGTAATACCTCCAGCTTCACGATCTGTAACGCTGGTCTTCCGAATGGCATCCAATAGGGATGTCTTTCCGTGGTCAACGTGACCCATTACGGTAATGATCGGCGGCCGCGACTTCAAGTCTTCTTTCTTGTCTTCAAAGAGTTCCAAGCCTTCTTCAACGACTTCTTGATCTACTTTTCCAACTACAATGCTTACTCCTAATTCTGCGCCCAAAAGAATTGCAGTATCTTCATCAATGTTCTGATTAATATTTGCCATAATTCCAAGCTTCATCAACGCCATAATAATCTGAGATGTCGACTTTTCTATTTGCTCGGATAACCCCTTTACTGTAATTGGAACAGTAATGATTTTAGTTCCAACTGGTAGTTCCTCTGCCTCGATATTGCTTTCTTCCACTTGATTTGCTACTTTTTCTGCTTTATTTTTCTTGTGTTTTTTAGGCGTAGATTTTGTCAAATCCAAAGGTTTAAAAGTTCTATGATGCGGAGCTTTATTGGATTCTTTTTTATAATCATTTTTGTCATTCTGCTTTTTGTTTCTGGACGGTTTCGTAACCAAGACATCTCCAGCAACTTCTGGTTTACTAAAACGATCCTTCCCTGTATTTCGATCTTTGGAAGAATGATTCCCTTGGTTTGAACGGTTTCCTTGATTTGGACGGTTATTTTTATCTGTATGATTTACATTTCTATCTGAACTTCGATCTGTAGTTCTTTCAGAACGATTTCCTCGTGCAAAATTCCCCTCAGAATCTTTCTTTTCATATCTGCTATTTTGATTGTTTCCGCTGCGATTTGTTCGATTCTGTTGGCTTCTTTGTCCGTCTCGATCTCGATACGAATCATTTCTTCTTGTTTCATTCGGTTTCTTTTCGCTCTGCTGTGGAAGTTTTTCTGCCTGTGCCTTCTTTTTAGCTACACGTGCAGCTCTTTCTTCCGCTTCTTTTGTCACCTGTTCACTGGTTTTAATAATTTTAAATTTCTGTGGCTCCGGTCTTCCCATAATTTGAGCAGCAGTAACTGGTACATCTTCCTTTGCAGTTGCTTTTACTTCATTTTTTATCTCTCTTTTTGCTTCCACTTTTTCTTCCATCTTTTCTTCTACAGCTATGGTTTGCGGTACAGCATTTTTAGGCATAGGTTTCCCCTGCAGCATTGTTTTTCCGTTCGGCGCAATGATTGTCTTAGCCATACTTTTATCTTGTGCAGCTTTACTCGTTGATGCAGTGGTCTCCTCCTTCACCGATGCCTTATCCTGTAGTGGCTTTTCTGCTGTTTTATTATCTAGCTTCGATGTTGGTTTTGTAGTCACCTTTGCTTCTCCTTCTTTTTTTGACGCTTTTGCTCCTTCTGCTGCATGATCGGTTATTTTCTTCCCATGTGCTATCGTATTCTTTATTGCCGTTGCGTCTTCATCTTCTATGACGCTCATATGAGTTTTTACTTTTATTCCCATCGACTTGATCTTTTCCAACATTTCTTTATTGGCCAGATTCAATTCTTTTGCCAGTTCATATACTCTTTTTGACATAGAATACACCTCCTTCTTTTTTCTTCAATCCATTTTGTTATCCAATTCCTTTCCAATAATTTGGGCAAAATGACTATCTGAGATTCCAAATATCCCTTTGTCTACTTCTCCGGTTAGTCTTGATAATATATCTTTTGTTCCATAAATTTTTATTGGAATGTTTCCGGTTTTCGCCAATTTATTGAATTTACTCTTTGTATTTTCAGAAACATCCTCAGCAATTAACAACAATTTTAATTGTTTTTTCTTTGCTGCATAGATACAAGCATTATATCCCGAAATTAAATTTCTTGATTTTTTAGCGAATCCCAAATAGGTCTCAATCTTTTGCTTCATATTTGGTAAGCTCCTCAAAAACACGATTTAATTCTTCTTCACTGATATTGATGTTTAAATTTCTCCCAATTGCTTTTTTCTTCTTTGCCAAAGTAAAACAATTGTGATTCGGGCATAAATAAACACCGCGTCCATTTGCTTTTCCTGTACTATCTATACGCAGGGAATGTTCACCTTCTGCAACAATACGTATTAATTCGCGTTTTGGCTTTGATTCCATACAGCCAGCACACCTTCTCATTGGTATTTTTTTTACTTTCATATGCACATACCTTCTTTATTCTTCGTGTGTCATATCTTCTACATCTTCGTCTAAAATAACAATGCCATCTTCTTCAAACTCATCTAACGGTTCTTCATTAAAATCATTTACTTCTTCCTCTTCTAAGTCGTCTAAATCCACAAAATAATCTTCCGACTGCTGGAACTGTGAATGACTTTTAATATCAATTTTCCATCCACAAAGTTTTGCTGCCAGCCGAACATTCTGACCTTCTTTTCCGATGGCTAGGGACAATTGATAGTCGGGAACGACAACCGTCGCTGACTTTTCTTCTTCATTAATCATAACTTGCTCTACTTTTGCCGGACTCAATGCACTACTGATTAATTTTTCAGGGTCTTCACTCCAGTTAATAATATCTATTTTTTCCCCGAATAATTCATCTACTATAGACTGCACACGAGTACCTCGTGCTCCGACACAAGCTCCGACCGGATCAACATTTTCATCGTTAGTAAAAACTGCCATCTTTGTTCTGGAGCCAGCTTCTCGGGAAATGCTCTTAATCTCTACAATTCCTTCTTGAATTTCAGGCACTTCCAATTCAAATAATCTTTTAACCAGGCCTGGATGTGACCTTGAAAGGTATACTTGCGGTCCCTTTGTTGTCTTTTTTACGTCCATAATGAATGTTTTGACACGCTGATTCACTTCGTAATGTTCACCTTTTACCTGCTCGGTAGCTGCCAAAATACCTTCTGTCTTTCCCATATTAATAAAGATTGTATCGTTACTGATTCTCTGAATGATTCCGTTCACAATCTCACTTTGACGATTGATATAATCATCGTAAATCATTCCACGCTCTGCTTCACGGATACGCTGTACAACGACTTGCTTTGCGGTCTGTGCTGCGATTCTTCCGAAGTCCTTTGGTGTCACTTGGTATTCAATCACATCACCGATTTCATAGTTGGGATCAATTTCCTGAGCCTCTTTCACATCCACTTCAATAAACGGATCATACACTTCTTCCACAACGTCTTTTCTCATAAAAACATCGATATCGCCGGTTTCTCGATTTATATTCACACGAACATTTTGAGAGGTTCCATAATTTTTTTTATAAGCAGACACCAATGCAGATTCGATTGCATCAATAAGCAAATCTTTTGAAATCTGCTTTTCTTTTTCTAATTCTTCAACCGCAAGAATAAATTCCTTATTCATCTTTAATTTTATTCCTCCTTAAAAAACTACTGATAGTTTTGTTTTTGCTATTTTATCTAACGGTAATTCTATTTGATGCTCCTGTTCATCTAATAAAATAAGCTTATCTTCCAGCAGTTGAACCAATTTTGCAGTAATAAGCTTTTGCCCATCAATTGCTTCATATAAGCTCACATCAACCAATGAACCTTTAAAACGTTCAAAATCTTTTTTATTTATAAGAGGGCGATCTATGCCGGGTGAAGAGACCTCTAAATAATAATTTTGTTCAATTGGATCCAGTTTATCCAAACGCTCACTTAAAAATCGGCTCACCTTCTCACAATCATCCGTACCAATGTTTTCATATTGATCGTTGATACACTTTTCTATGAAAATACGAAGGAACCAGTCTCTTCCTTCTTTTAAAAATTCCACATTGAAAAGTTCATAGTTATTTTCTTCAAGAAAAGGTTGCAGTTCAGAAGCAATCAGCTCTGTGATCTTCTTTTTGGCCATTCTCACATTCCTTTCTCAACGCAATTTTCTCCAAGCAAAAGTGAAAGAGTGGGACTGCCCACTCTTTTGCTTTTACATATCAAGTACGATTATTCCTTAATAGGATACCACACTTTTACTAAAATAGCAAGAAAAACACAGAAAAGTATTAAAATAAACTCATTTGATCCGATTCTGGCATTCCTTTTAATACACCATGGTTTTTTAGTGCCTCAATTGCCGTACGATTCAGCTTTGCTCTTGTACGTATTTCTTCTATGGAAAAAAACGGCTGCGCCTCCCATTCTTCCGTCAAACGTTTTGCCGCGCTTTCGCCAACTCCATTCAATGCTAAGAAAGGAATCAGAACTTTTCCGTCCACCACCTCAAATTTTACCGAATCGGATTTCCCAAGCTTCGCTGGCAAAAACTCAAATCCTCTCGCATACATTTCATACGCAACTTCCAATACCGTAACCTCGTCTTCTTCCTTCTTTGTCGCTTCTTTTCCTTTGTTCTC
Proteins encoded in this window:
- the nusA gene encoding transcription termination factor NusA; protein product: MNKEFILAVEELEKEKQISKDLLIDAIESALVSAYKKNYGTSQNVRVNINRETGDIDVFMRKDVVEEVYDPFIEVDVKEAQEIDPNYEIGDVIEYQVTPKDFGRIAAQTAKQVVVQRIREAERGMIYDDYINRQSEIVNGIIQRISNDTIFINMGKTEGILAATEQVKGEHYEVNQRVKTFIMDVKKTTKGPQVYLSRSHPGLVKRLFELEVPEIQEGIVEIKSISREAGSRTKMAVFTNDENVDPVGACVGARGTRVQSIVDELFGEKIDIINWSEDPEKLISSALSPAKVEQVMINEEEKSATVVVPDYQLSLAIGKEGQNVRLAAKLCGWKIDIKSHSQFQQSEDYFVDLDDLEEEEVNDFNEEPLDEFEEDGIVILDEDVEDMTHEE
- the rimP gene encoding ribosome maturation factor RimP, with the translated sequence MAKKKITELIASELQPFLEENNYELFNVEFLKEGRDWFLRIFIEKCINDQYENIGTDDCEKVSRFLSERLDKLDPIEQNYYLEVSSPGIDRPLINKKDFERFKGSLVDVSLYEAIDGQKLITAKLVQLLEDKLILLDEQEHQIELPLDKIAKTKLSVVF